The Haloplanus sp. CK5-1 genome segment ATTCGAAATTTCGTTTAGACGCGTCGGAATCAACCTCCGTGACGAGTTCTATCACGTCTTACGAGTGGTCGGCACACGAATTTACTATACCAGAGTACGGCGAACCTCTGAATTGGAACATACCCGACGGAGAAATAATCGATTTCGAGGTGCCGTCCAAGCGGACTCTTGACCTCGTACTGAAAGTCACAGACGAAGAGGGACGGACTGATGAGAAAGATAAACGCCTATCGCGTTCTGAATATTGGGCGTAGTGTCCAGATACGGATGTAACGACGTTGCCGAGCGATCGCACGGTGTGGCCGCCGAAATCTCCGACCGGGTTCGAGAAATCGCCGAAGCTCGCGGCCTTCGGGAGTCCGAAGCGTTCGAGCGGGGACTCGAACTGCTGTCAGCGTTCGATACGCTCCTGATTCCGGAGACAGTCTACGAGGAAGTTGAGGCCGGTGGCGTCCCCGACGGGTTATCCGCCCTCCCGTACGAACTCGTCGAAGCCGACGAAAGACGAGTCGGAACTGAAAAACTGGATGGCGGAGAACGCGCCGCGATTGCGGTAGCTGAAGAGCGGGGAGTCGTTCTCCTAACCGACGGCCTCGCCGCCCGAGCGGCAGTATCCGACGCTGACGTCGAAGTGCACGGCTCTATCGGCGTAATTGCGCTTGGTCCCGCTCGGAGAGTACTCGACAAGGACGAGGCGACATCACTCGTGCGTACACTCCAACATGAGACGAGCCTCTTCGTGACGGAGACAGTCGTGGAGCATAGCATCCAGATGCTGGACGGACAGTGACGGAACGAGCGGACTCTATAGGCGCGGCAAAGACGGTAGACGACGTCCGAACCGCCGAATCCCGGCATAGTTAGCCGAGCACTCGCGTCGGCAACCGCAATTCGGGACGTTCGTTTTCACGGTCCCGTCGCTCGACCGTCCCGTGGATCCGCGACTCAAGGATACCGCCACCGATCCGAGAGTTAATGCTTTAGTATATTCGCATCTTCTAATCTATCGCAACCAATGCTGGAGCTCTATCAATCGGAAGGCTGTCCACACAGTGCGAAGGTTCGGGAGAAACTGTCGGAACTCGGTGTCTCGTGTGTCGTTCACAACCCGCGCCTTCCCGGCGACGAGGGCGGGGACGTGACCAATGAGGTGACCTACGGCGAACTCACGGCGAGCGGTGAAGACCAGATCCCGTATCTCGTCGACACCGAACGCGGCGTGACGATGTACGAGAGCGACGACATCGTCGAATATCTCGCCGAACACTACGAGTAAGGACAAATGTCGATGTCCGGACCACGACGGCCATGACCGACGTAGAACAGGAGGACGCGGCGGCCGCATTTCGGGAGATCCTGGAGACGGTCGACGACGAGATCGAGGATTTGGCGACGTCAGGGGGGATCACGGCGGACACGCGAGGCGACTTGTCGGTCGATACGCTGTTACGCATCGCGCGGTGGCGATCCGTCCAGAGCGCCGTCCTCTACGGTGACTGGGCCGACCGGCAGCGCGTCACGGGGATGGACGCGGAGGTCGCACTCGCTGCGGCGTGGAAGGCTGGCCGATCCGTCGAGCAGTACGAGGCCGTGACCGACCACCTCAGCAGCCGCGGTGTCGATCCCGAGCCGGTCGAGTACGCACTTCACGGGGAAACGCTACAGTTCATGGCCGACCTGACCGACCCGGTCGCCCGAGTCACCGCGGGGTTCGTCGTCGCTCCCAAACTTCGCGCCGTCAAGGACAAACAGGCGACACTCGTCGCGACCGGCAACGCCGACCCGCAAACGGCCAGCCTCTATCGGGATACCATCGTCCCACCCGAAGAGGAGGCCATCGAACGCGGCAAACGACTGCTTTCACGCTATCTCGACGACGACGATACATCCGCCGTGAAGACCGTCGAGGAGACCGCCGACGCCTTCCTCGAGGTCACGTGGAAGTCCCAAGAACGGGCGATGGACGAGACGGGCGATATCGACCCGAAGACGATCTGTTAGCCGTTCTGTTCCGAGACGGCCGCGTCGTTGGCCATCCGATCGAGCAACACGTCACGCATCGTGTTCATCCCCTCGACGATCCGCTCGTCGGCGATCGAGTAGTAGTTGTTGAGCCCCGCGTCGCGTTTGGTCACGACGCCCTGGTCGCGCATCTTCCGCAGGTGCTGGGAGACCGTCGGCTGGGAGATGTCCGTCTCGTCGCTGATCTCGCCCACGCTATGTTCGTCGTCTTTCAGGAGGTGGAGGATCCGCAGCCGCTTCGGGTTCGAGAACATCTTACAGAACTCGGCGTGACGTTCGTAGAGGGCGTCGTCTGGGTCGGTCATGGTCTCATATTCGACTCCACGAATATGTGGGTTCGCTTCTGCCCGTACAGAACCCGTGTATTTATTATATTCGCATATTCAAATGTGTTTTGTGCGGAGACGACAACGCATCGGAGGAACTCCCTTCACCGCCGTGATCCACACGGACCTCGCCGCGACGACGTGTCTCTACGCGGACGTCATCGAGACGCTCCGGACGCCACGACGCGACCTGCAAGCATGAGCGACGTCGAGAGTTTCGTCCGCTTTTGCGAAAGCGAGTTCGGATCCGCGGTCGTGGACCGCGAAGCCGCGTACGTAAAAGAGCAGGTCACGCTCGACGACCGGATTCTCGACGTCGGGTGCGGAATCGGATCGCTCGAAGAGCGGTTCGCCGGATACGATATCGTCGGGGTGGATCGGTCGATGGAGATGGTTCGGACGGCGCGCGACCGCGCGCTCGCACCGGTCGTCCGTGGCGATGCCCGAAAACTGCCGATAGCCACGGGCGCGGTCGACGCCGTCGTCTTCGTCGCGACGCTTTCGTTCATCCAGGCGGTGGGGGCGGCTCTTTCGGAAGCGGTCCGCGTCCTCGATCCCGGGGGGACGGTCGTGGTGCTGGCGTTGAACACCCGCTCGGAGTACGTCCAGTCGAACCTCGCACGCGACGGATCGTACTTCCGGCGGATGGTCCACCGGGATACCGAGGAACTCGCGTCGAGGGTCCTCGAGTACGTCGACGGGACACGGGAGTACCTCCTGGGTGTCGACGGGGAAACGATCGTAGAGCGTACCGACCCAGAGACCGCTGCGATAACCGCCATCGTGGGATCACCGAGTCGGCCACCGCCATAATCTTGCGTCGGACGCGAGTACGAGACCCATGACCGATTTCGACGAACGGCAGGATTCGCCGCTCTTCGAGGCGAAACGGTTCGGTGAGCCGTCCGTGTTCACACCGGACTCGCTCCTCTCCGAGGCACGCAGACAGAAGGACCTTCCCGACGACGACGTCCCCGACGTCTGCGTTCTCGATCCGGACGGCGACATCGTTCGACAGCTCGTCGCGACCGGACGGGGCGAGAAGGATGGGACGTGGCCTGGCTACCACACCGATCTCTACAGGTTCTCGCTCGACGGCGACGAGGTCGGGATCGTCGGGCGTGCCGTCGGCGCACCGTTCGCGGTCTTGGTCGCCGAACAGTTGTTCGCGTCCGGGTGTCAGTTTCTCGTGAGCATCACTTCGTCGGGGCGGATCGTTCCGAAGGACGACCCACCGTATTTCGTGCTCATCGACCGAGCGCTCCGCGACGAGAGGGCCAGCCACCACTACGAGTCACCCGCCCAGTACGCGACGCTCCCGGCAGACCTCCAAGAGCGAGTCGAGACTGCGTGCCAGTCGGTGCCCCGACCGGTCTACACGGGCGCGACGTGGACGACGGACGCGCCGTTCCGGGAGACGGAGGCCGCCATCCAACGGGCGCGGGACGAGGGCATTCTCGCCGTCGAAATGGAGGCGGCCGCACTCTACACGTTCGCTGCCCAACGGGGCTGTCCGGTCGTCTGTTTCGCGTACGTGACAAACGAGATGGGACAGGGCGACAGCGAGTTCGAGAAGGGTGACGCGAACGGGAGCAAAGCCACCTTGGAGATCATCGACGCCGCGATCACGGCGTGGGAATCCGGTCGTCGAGATCCCCGGTCGGCCTCGGGGAGCCCCCGTGACCAGATTTAACTATATTCGCATATTACGATATGATGTGATGCACGGGCACGCACCACCGCGACGCCACGGACGCCGGTGTGGATGCTGTTGCTGTGGCGGGTATGGAAGCATCGAGGGAACGGACACGCAGCAATCGGCGTTGTACGAGAAACTGGACCGACTCGAAGCGCGACGAGAACGACTCGAAGACGACCGATAACCATGTCACGAGACAACCTCGTTCGAGCGATGGGTGCGGTCGACACCGCGCGTGAATCGACCACGGCTGACGACATCGGCGACCGGCTGGCTCAACTCGGGTCGCACCTCGAATCGCAGGCGAATCGGGACACGACACCGGCACTCGGTGTGCTCGACCGCATCCAGACGAAACTCCGTGAGATCGAAGACGAAACGAGCGACCCGGCCGTCGAAGCGTCGCTGGCGGACGCTCGCGAACACATTCTGTCCTTTCTCGGTACGCTCGACGACCGGGGGATGAAACAACACTGAGGTAGGCGGGGAGCGACCGCATCGATCCCGAACACGGGACGACTCGCAGTCGTCGAGGGCAGCGACCCGGATACGGCGGTCGATGCCGAACGGCGGTGGGGCGGGTATCGCGGGCGTCGTCGTGCCGACCGCTACGGCGGCGTCGTCCCCTCGACGGCGGCCGCGAAGCGATCCAGCGCGTCGTCGTCGTACTCCTCGTCGACGTGGTCCACGTTCCAGAAGCCCGACTCCCTGATCGCGGGGCTCCGGCTGTGCCGACCGAGCCAGCAGTCCGCCCGCGGATCGACGGGGTGAGTCCCGCGGTTGCTGAGGAGCGCGATCAGGTTCCGCTCGACGTACGCCCGGTCGCTGTCGGGACCGGGGGCGTCGTCGAGGGCGATCCAGAGGAAGGGCTGTTCGCGGATGTACGCGCTCACGCGCCGTTCGAGGATGTACTCCTCGTCGCGGACTGTCGAGCGGTCGCGGTCGATGGCCGACCACCGGGCGTCCCAGTCGGGGTAGTCGTCGTGGAGGGAGTGTTTCTCGATGATCGCCTCCCCGACGCGCTTGCGATAGACGGAGCCACGGTGGTTGCCGCCGTGGGGATGGTCGGCGCTCCCACTCCCGGTCCCGTAGTGCTGTTTCAGTCGATCCCAGAGCGTCGTGCCGCTCCCGGCGGAGACGGCGTGGGTGCCGACGCGGGTGACGCGAAACTGGCCGGTCGAACGCGTCTCACCCGGTTCGAGGAAGAAGTAGACGCCGCGGTCGGGCCAGTCCATGTACCCGGTACAGTTCTTGAGTTTCCGTGTCCCACCGACTCGTTGCTCGATGGTGTCGAGTAAGCCATAGAAGTGACCGAGGTCGTCCTGACGAGCCATCTAGTGTACCGTGTGAACCGTGGTACTTCGAGGTTTATTCTCGTTTTCCGGTCGCAGTCGAGAAGATGCTGGGAGATGTCTCGGATGGCCACTCCTACGAGGGGATGAAAACGGAGTGGTCTCCGGTGAGTGCGAATGGAAACAGGACGACCACCCGTGAGTCAACTGCAGTCGGGGCAGGCGTATATTTGGCTGTGGTGACCTCGGTCGACCCACTGTTTTTTCTCGCCGCAGTCGCTGCAGCGGTTGGACTGTTCTTTCAGGTCTTCTCCGCAAGGACAGCTTTGCCCGGGAAAGTCGTCCATGGTAGGATCCGGGTCACACGTTCTGGCGGGGTCGAAATAGTACTTTGGCCGTCCCTCGCTCGTTCACGGCAGTGCTCCACCTCGTGTGTCTTGCCGGAACGGGTTCGAGACGCCGATGACGTCTCGACGGGGCCGACCGCGCCCCGGCCGTCCTTGCCGGTTTCGGCCCCCATATGCCCGCAGACGACAAATGATTCCCGCAGAACACGACGACGTACTCTCGACGCGGCGATCGGTACACCAGTACACGGACGAGGCGTTGGACGACGAGACGCTCGACGAGATATTCGAGCGCGTCCGCTACGCGCCCGTACCCGACCTCTGACGGGAGTGGAAGACGGCGTCGGTGAGCACCCGCCGCGTCGACACGCGGTGTGGCGGCCGTGCCGGCGCTCCTCGGTACACCGATTCCTCGCGGGGAACACGACCGTCCAGTCGTCGAATCGGCGTCGAACCGACCGTCCGTGCCGGGCCACCGTCCGAAGCGTCGTATTTCGGATATTCGTCTGCCTCGCCGCCGATTCGGAACACGAATGCGGAAGGGTTATCCGTACACTCAACGTCCGTCCATTCGCAATGGCAAACGGTAAGGTTGATTTCTTCAACGACACAGGCGGCTACGGTTTCATCGAGACTGAGGATGCTGACGACGACGTTTTCTTCCACATGGAGGACGTTGGCGGTGAGGATCTGACGGAAGGGACCGAGATCGAATTCGACATCGAACAGGCCCCCAAGGGCCCGCGCGCGACGAACGTCGTTCGCGTATAATATCGCACCGTCGCCTCGCGGCGACACGGTACGACAGCAGTTTTTTGTGAACCTCGATCGGGAAGCGGTGCCTCGGGATCGAGTGCGCTGTACGTGACCGTATCGGACGGGCGCGGTGACGGCACCACCGTTATTTGAGTCCCCCACGACGGGGTGGTATGCGCGTAACTGACGTCGAGGCGATTCCGATGGAGAGTGCAGTCGACTCGGTACAGATGAAGTTGGGGGAGACCGACCAGACCGTCGGCGTCTCGCCGGTCGTGGTCAAGGTCCACACGGACACGGGGATCACCGGACTGGGCGAGACGCTCACGTACGACCCAACCGGACGGGACGCGGCGTTCGCCGCGGAGGGCGTGACGTCGCTCGCCCGGCACCTCGAAGGCGAGGACCCACGTGACGTGAGCCAGCGGTGGAGCGAGCTCTACCAGCACGCCAAGCGCTCGGGCGCGTTCAAGCCGCTGTCGGCCATCGACGAGGCGCTGTGGGATATCGTCGGCAAAGACGCCGGGAAGCCGCTGTACGAGTTGCTCGGCGGTGCGGCTGGCGACGTGGCTGCCTACGCGACCTTCCCTCACCGCAAGTCGACCGAGGAACTGGCCGAGGACG includes the following:
- a CDS encoding cold-shock protein: MANGKVDFFNDTGGYGFIETEDADDDVFFHMEDVGGEDLTEGTEIEFDIEQAPKGPRATNVVRV
- a CDS encoding class I SAM-dependent methyltransferase codes for the protein MSDVESFVRFCESEFGSAVVDREAAYVKEQVTLDDRILDVGCGIGSLEERFAGYDIVGVDRSMEMVRTARDRALAPVVRGDARKLPIATGAVDAVVFVATLSFIQAVGAALSEAVRVLDPGGTVVVLALNTRSEYVQSNLARDGSYFRRMVHRDTEELASRVLEYVDGTREYLLGVDGETIVERTDPETAAITAIVGSPSRPPP
- a CDS encoding nitroreductase family protein — protein: MIPAEHDDVLSTRRSVHQYTDEALDDETLDEIFERVRYAPVPDL
- a CDS encoding glutathione S-transferase N-terminal domain-containing protein, which produces MLELYQSEGCPHSAKVREKLSELGVSCVVHNPRLPGDEGGDVTNEVTYGELTASGEDQIPYLVDTERGVTMYESDDIVEYLAEHYE
- a CDS encoding nucleic acid-binding protein; its protein translation is MAEARGLRESEAFERGLELLSAFDTLLIPETVYEEVEAGGVPDGLSALPYELVEADERRVGTEKLDGGERAAIAVAEERGVVLLTDGLAARAAVSDADVEVHGSIGVIALGPARRVLDKDEATSLVRTLQHETSLFVTETVVEHSIQMLDGQ
- a CDS encoding metalloregulator ArsR/SmtB family transcription factor — its product is MTDPDDALYERHAEFCKMFSNPKRLRILHLLKDDEHSVGEISDETDISQPTVSQHLRKMRDQGVVTKRDAGLNNYYSIADERIVEGMNTMRDVLLDRMANDAAVSEQNG
- a CDS encoding nucleoside phosphorylase, encoding MTDFDERQDSPLFEAKRFGEPSVFTPDSLLSEARRQKDLPDDDVPDVCVLDPDGDIVRQLVATGRGEKDGTWPGYHTDLYRFSLDGDEVGIVGRAVGAPFAVLVAEQLFASGCQFLVSITSSGRIVPKDDPPYFVLIDRALRDERASHHYESPAQYATLPADLQERVETACQSVPRPVYTGATWTTDAPFRETEAAIQRARDEGILAVEMEAAALYTFAAQRGCPVVCFAYVTNEMGQGDSEFEKGDANGSKATLEIIDAAITAWESGRRDPRSASGSPRDQI
- a CDS encoding DUF7553 family protein, producing MSRDNLVRAMGAVDTARESTTADDIGDRLAQLGSHLESQANRDTTPALGVLDRIQTKLREIEDETSDPAVEASLADAREHILSFLGTLDDRGMKQH